A region from the Dehalococcoidales bacterium genome encodes:
- a CDS encoding methionine synthase — protein MKDTGFNFLPTMIGSMPHKDAKEACSLVARFLKDIPCWPQLPNRSPKEGMAVQFSAGFPGIIELGSDLLLDEKEDHSGELEQLYMAYIENDTDKFPITEEYAAGFYEFLNQPGLSPLAVKGQVTGPLSWGLSVKGSNGKAILYDEILSDAVAKLLRFKASWQEKRLSQISKNTIIFIDEPAMTSYGSAFFSLPKERIIALLQEVMDGISGLKGIHCCGNTDWSLVLSTGIDILNFDTYNFAESLTLYPEDVKAFLERNGAIAWGIIPTDEESIQKETIASLKDRLEEAMAPFTRKGIAFKQLAEHSLLTPSCGLAILKEEVAELALELLAGLSAEMRRVYG, from the coding sequence ATGAAAGATACCGGCTTTAACTTTTTACCGACTATGATTGGAAGCATGCCGCATAAAGATGCCAAAGAGGCCTGCTCTCTGGTGGCGCGCTTTTTAAAAGATATACCCTGTTGGCCGCAATTACCCAACCGCTCGCCCAAAGAAGGAATGGCAGTGCAATTTAGCGCCGGTTTTCCGGGAATTATTGAACTGGGCAGCGACCTGCTATTGGATGAAAAGGAAGACCACAGCGGCGAACTGGAACAGCTTTATATGGCTTATATTGAAAACGATACCGACAAATTTCCGATTACAGAGGAATATGCCGCCGGATTTTATGAATTTTTAAATCAACCCGGTTTATCGCCGCTTGCCGTTAAGGGGCAGGTAACCGGCCCTCTAAGCTGGGGATTAAGTGTCAAGGGCAGCAACGGAAAAGCAATCCTTTACGACGAGATATTGTCCGATGCAGTTGCCAAATTATTAAGGTTTAAAGCGAGCTGGCAGGAAAAACGCCTGTCGCAAATTTCCAAAAACACAATTATTTTTATAGATGAACCGGCAATGACTTCGTACGGTTCGGCTTTCTTTTCACTCCCCAAAGAAAGAATAATAGCCCTTTTGCAGGAAGTTATGGACGGAATCAGCGGGCTAAAAGGGATTCATTGCTGCGGAAACACCGATTGGTCGCTGGTGCTAAGTACGGGGATTGATATTCTTAATTTTGATACATACAACTTCGCCGAAAGCTTAACATTGTACCCCGAAGATGTTAAGGCATTTTTGGAACGAAACGGCGCTATTGCTTGGGGCATAATCCCCACCGATGAAGAAAGTATTCAAAAGGAAACGATTGCCAGCCTAAAGGACCGTTTGGAAGAGGCAATGGCTCCTTTTACTCGTAAAGGTATCGCCTTTAAGCAGTTAGCGGAGCATAGTTTGCTTACCCCCAGTTGCGGATTGGCAATATTAAAGGAAGAGGTGGCGGAGTTGGCACTGGAACTGCTGGCGGGATTGTCTGCGGAGATGAGAAGGGTTTACGGATAG
- a CDS encoding ABC transporter permease — protein sequence MSFLSIFKRTLKETYRDALALLFLLAFPLVFMLLFGFAFGGEISVNYGVGIVDNDQSEISKGFTDNALQSADMLTVKNYASADDALANIKLGNISSYIVIPEGFGEEVMLIWQKLPGEIKLDLIYDESDLSTASNIISIINSVARSYANIEIPITVKTNPINIESKITQMDFIAPGIIVFGLLIMIPTAGRIMLRDKGTRFLQRMMTTPTRPWEFIVGYSLSMVIIAIIQVFVFILLGWLFGMDIIGNIWLALVIFVLTSLCSIGIGMVIASLAKSENQGEALSWLFSMPLAIISGVWFSIEFLPSYVRIFADSFPYSHAVSAARAIITRGAGIEAIGSDLLFLVIWTIAVFVVGTFFFRRNMRS from the coding sequence GTGAGCTTTTTATCCATTTTTAAAAGAACGCTTAAAGAAACCTATCGCGATGCACTGGCGCTTCTGTTTTTACTGGCCTTCCCGTTGGTTTTTATGCTCCTCTTCGGGTTCGCTTTCGGGGGTGAGATATCTGTAAATTACGGAGTGGGCATTGTCGATAACGATCAAAGCGAAATCTCAAAAGGATTTACCGATAATGCCCTACAATCGGCAGATATGCTTACCGTAAAAAACTACGCATCCGCTGACGACGCATTGGCAAACATAAAACTCGGCAATATTTCGTCCTATATTGTTATTCCGGAAGGATTCGGCGAAGAAGTGATGCTGATATGGCAAAAACTACCGGGTGAAATAAAGCTCGATTTAATTTACGATGAAAGTGATTTATCGACGGCATCAAATATAATTTCAATTATAAACTCGGTAGCGCGCTCTTATGCTAACATAGAAATACCGATTACCGTAAAAACAAACCCGATTAATATTGAATCCAAAATAACACAGATGGATTTTATCGCCCCGGGAATTATTGTCTTCGGTTTGCTGATAATGATTCCGACCGCCGGGCGCATAATGCTTCGCGATAAGGGAACAAGGTTTTTACAGAGAATGATGACTACCCCTACCCGCCCGTGGGAGTTTATTGTTGGTTACTCGCTAAGTATGGTAATTATCGCCATTATACAGGTTTTTGTATTTATCCTTCTCGGGTGGTTATTCGGGATGGATATTATCGGTAATATTTGGCTGGCACTGGTTATTTTTGTGCTGACTTCTTTATGCAGTATCGGTATCGGGATGGTAATTGCCTCGCTTGCCAAATCGGAAAATCAGGGTGAAGCGTTAAGTTGGTTATTCTCGATGCCGCTGGCAATCATATCAGGGGTTTGGTTTTCGATTGAATTTTTACCCTCATACGTTCGCATTTTCGCCGATTCGTTCCCCTATTCGCACGCCGTCAGCGCCGCGCGCGCTATTATTACCAGAGGTGCCGGAATTGAGGCCATCGGCAGCGACTTGTTGTTTTTGGTTATCTGGACAATTGCTGTTTTTGTTGTCGGAACCTTCTTTTTCCGACGCAACATGCGCAGTTAA
- a CDS encoding ABC transporter ATP-binding protein, producing MITETPLFEAKPDDSFAIQTFNLTRIFGKVVAVDNINLNVKKGELFAFLGPNGAGKTTSISMLCCLLKPSSGTALVMGHDINKSPYQVKSVIGVSPQDTTLSDFLTPIENLELFGNLHRLPPKQVKERARELVETMGLEDRANDQVRRFSGGMKRRLNIAMALINDPPLIILDEPTLGLDPQSRRVVWKYIARLKKEKTVLLTTHYLEEADFLADRIGIIDGGKIVALGTALDLKTDMIDTRTIVVKAWNLAQKTIAQLQEKYEDVQVSNGTMTITDKQVDFKEIVDYLHNSGAIIRSAHIKEPTLDDVFINITGKELRE from the coding sequence ATGATAACGGAAACTCCTTTATTCGAAGCAAAACCGGATGATTCCTTTGCCATTCAAACCTTCAACCTAACACGTATATTCGGGAAAGTCGTGGCGGTTGATAATATTAACCTTAATGTTAAAAAAGGCGAGTTGTTCGCTTTTCTGGGTCCCAACGGGGCAGGCAAAACCACATCCATCAGTATGCTCTGTTGCCTGCTTAAGCCCTCAAGCGGGACGGCGCTGGTAATGGGACATGATATTAACAAATCCCCCTACCAGGTTAAATCCGTTATCGGTGTCTCGCCTCAAGATACCACTCTTTCCGATTTCTTAACCCCGATTGAAAACCTGGAACTGTTCGGGAACCTACACAGATTGCCTCCTAAACAAGTCAAAGAGAGGGCCCGCGAACTGGTTGAAACAATGGGGCTTGAGGACAGAGCTAATGATCAGGTAAGAAGGTTTTCCGGCGGGATGAAGCGCCGTTTAAATATCGCTATGGCGCTGATTAACGACCCACCGCTGATTATACTGGATGAACCGACACTCGGGTTGGACCCACAATCCAGGCGTGTCGTTTGGAAATACATCGCCCGTCTCAAAAAAGAGAAAACTGTTCTGCTTACAACCCACTATCTTGAGGAGGCCGATTTCTTAGCCGACCGCATCGGCATTATCGACGGCGGTAAAATTGTTGCCCTCGGCACCGCGCTTGATTTAAAAACCGATATGATTGACACGCGCACAATAGTTGTTAAAGCTTGGAACTTGGCACAAAAAACAATTGCACAACTGCAAGAAAAATACGAAGATGTTCAGGTCTCAAACGGAACAATGACAATTACCGATAAACAAGTCGATTTTAAAGAAATAGTGGATTACCTGCACAATTCGGGGGCAATTATTCGCTCGGCACATATTAAAGAACCGACCCTTGACGACGTCTTTATTAACATTACCGGAAAGGAGTTAAGGGAGTGA